In Elusimicrobiota bacterium, a genomic segment contains:
- a CDS encoding kinase codes for MIITRTPHRISFFGGGTDYPSWYLKHDGKVLGTTIDKYCYLVVRELPPFFEHKHRIVYSQIELPKTIAEIKHPSVKAILQYLKYKKGVSIHHDGDIPARSGMGSSSAFTVGLLKAMYALEGKVISKSQLYKLAIHIEQDLMKENVGSQDQVFAAQGGFNKIQFLHNGEIVVTPVLMTKNNIAEFEGKLMLFFTGISRNATDIAQEQIKNTGKNVKELQKMDKLVDEAYSIVTSAKPEFKLFGKLLNETWKLKRSLSSKISNDCIDDIYATALHNGAIGGKLLGAGGGGFMLFYVEPQNQLRLKKALGKLINISFEFEFTGSEIILYKPYLENVIGKKL; via the coding sequence ATGATTATTACGCGTACGCCGCATAGGATATCGTTTTTTGGTGGTGGGACAGACTATCCTTCGTGGTACTTAAAACACGATGGGAAAGTGCTGGGGACAACTATTGACAAATATTGTTATCTCGTAGTACGCGAATTACCGCCGTTTTTTGAGCATAAACACCGGATAGTGTATTCTCAGATAGAACTCCCTAAAACTATCGCTGAGATAAAGCATCCGTCAGTAAAAGCTATCCTGCAGTACCTAAAGTACAAAAAAGGTGTTTCTATCCACCACGACGGAGATATACCCGCGAGGTCAGGGATGGGGTCAAGTTCTGCGTTTACCGTTGGATTATTAAAAGCGATGTATGCGCTCGAAGGTAAGGTTATATCCAAAAGCCAGCTATACAAACTTGCAATTCATATTGAACAGGATCTAATGAAGGAAAACGTTGGTTCACAGGACCAGGTATTTGCTGCACAGGGAGGGTTTAATAAGATACAGTTTTTGCATAACGGCGAGATCGTGGTTACCCCTGTGCTTATGACAAAGAATAATATTGCTGAGTTTGAAGGTAAGCTTATGCTGTTCTTCACGGGTATCTCGCGTAATGCAACGGATATCGCGCAGGAACAGATTAAGAATACCGGTAAAAATGTTAAAGAACTGCAGAAGATGGATAAGCTGGTGGATGAAGCGTATAGCATCGTTACGTCTGCAAAGCCGGAATTTAAATTGTTCGGTAAACTATTGAATGAAACATGGAAACTTAAACGCAGCCTGTCGTCTAAGATAAGTAATGATTGTATTGATGATATCTACGCTACTGCTTTACATAACGGCGCGATTGGCGGTAAATTATTGGGGGCCGGAGGGGGCGGGTTTATGTTGTTTTATGTGGAACCCCAAAATCAGTTGAGGCTAAAAAAAGCGTTGGGGAAACTGATAAATATATCGTTTGAGTTTGAGTTTACAGGGTCGGAGATAATACTGTACAAGCCATACCTTGAAAATGTTATAGGGAAAAAGTTGTGA
- a CDS encoding DegT/DnrJ/EryC1/StrS family aminotransferase, with amino-acid sequence MKYKQLYSTFAEEERRALHKVVASDMFTMGDHVREFEQQFAQYFGMKHAVMVNSGSSANLIAVASLFYRKHNPLKPGDEVIVPNISWSTTFYPLHQYGLKLRFVDVDLHTLNIDVEELKKAIRAGGKKVRMVMAVSILGNPCKFDEITRLCKANNLILFEDNCESMGAKFNGQYTGTFGLVNTFSTFFSHHISTMEGGLILTNDKELYYLAKSLRSHGWTRGLEPGCGLYKKKYDDFFEAYRFILPGYNVRPTELQGAVGKVQLKKLDNFLKIRRENAKYFTALFENDERFIIQKETGQSAWFSFTMIVNPKSGINREKVLRTLKQAGIEYRIITGGCMLRHDVIKYFDYTYTKSVNADIAHYKGFFVGNCPFDIRKQIDYLHKTLKGI; translated from the coding sequence GTGAAGTACAAACAGTTATATTCCACGTTTGCGGAAGAAGAACGCAGGGCATTACATAAAGTTGTTGCCAGTGATATGTTCACCATGGGCGATCATGTACGCGAGTTTGAACAACAGTTCGCTCAGTATTTTGGGATGAAACACGCTGTAATGGTAAATTCCGGATCTTCAGCAAACCTTATTGCCGTAGCGTCGTTGTTTTACAGGAAACATAACCCGTTGAAACCCGGGGATGAGGTTATTGTTCCTAACATATCGTGGAGCACAACATTTTATCCGTTGCATCAGTACGGGTTAAAGCTGCGGTTTGTTGATGTGGATTTGCATACATTGAATATTGACGTTGAGGAATTAAAGAAAGCAATACGTGCCGGCGGGAAAAAGGTTAGGATGGTAATGGCGGTAAGTATACTTGGCAATCCGTGTAAGTTCGATGAAATAACAAGGTTATGTAAAGCCAATAATCTTATCCTGTTTGAAGACAACTGTGAGTCAATGGGTGCGAAGTTTAACGGGCAGTATACCGGTACGTTTGGGTTGGTGAATACGTTCAGCACGTTTTTCTCGCATCATATATCCACGATGGAAGGCGGGTTGATACTGACTAATGACAAAGAACTGTATTACCTGGCAAAATCGTTACGTAGCCACGGGTGGACCCGCGGATTAGAACCCGGGTGCGGGTTGTACAAAAAGAAGTATGACGATTTTTTTGAAGCATACAGGTTTATACTTCCGGGCTATAATGTCCGTCCTACTGAACTACAGGGCGCTGTCGGTAAGGTGCAGTTAAAAAAACTTGATAATTTCCTTAAGATACGGCGTGAGAACGCTAAGTACTTCACAGCATTATTTGAGAATGATGAACGGTTTATTATACAGAAAGAAACCGGGCAAAGCGCATGGTTTTCGTTCACTATGATAGTTAACCCGAAATCGGGTATCAACCGTGAAAAAGTTTTACGCACACTTAAACAAGCGGGGATTGAATACCGTATAATTACCGGCGGGTGTATGCTCCGGCATGATGTTATTAAATATTTTGATTATACCTACACAAAATCAGTAAATGCGGATATCGCGCATTATAAAGGTTTTTTTGTGGGTAACTGCCCGTTTGATATAAGAAAACAAATTGATTATTTACATAAAACATTAAAAGGAATTTAA
- a CDS encoding GDP-L-fucose synthase has product MNKNDKIFVAGHTGLIGTALVARLKAEGYDNIITRASSELDLTDQALVEKFFLAERPAYVFLLAAKVGGITANREKPAGFIYPNLMIECNVLNSAWKVDVKKLFYLSCSIIYPKECEQPMKEEYLLTGKPEPTSMAHTIAKIAGTVLCQSYNKQYNTNFICGVAANVYGTNDDFDPANGHVIPGLLTKMHNAKVNNEPSITAWGTGKPERDFVYVDDVADACIFLMNNYMSSEIINIGSGTGVSIGELSNLICEVVGYKGKIVWDTTKPDGAMKKMLDSTKLNSLGWQPKTVLRQGLEKTYRWWREIYLK; this is encoded by the coding sequence ATGAATAAAAACGATAAAATATTTGTAGCCGGGCATACCGGGCTCATAGGGACAGCGCTGGTTGCACGGTTAAAAGCTGAAGGGTATGATAATATTATCACACGTGCATCATCAGAGCTTGACCTTACGGATCAGGCATTAGTAGAAAAGTTTTTTCTGGCAGAACGGCCGGCGTACGTTTTTTTATTAGCCGCGAAAGTCGGGGGAATAACGGCAAACAGGGAAAAACCTGCAGGTTTTATTTATCCCAATCTTATGATAGAGTGTAATGTCCTTAATTCCGCATGGAAAGTTGATGTAAAAAAACTATTTTATTTATCCTGTTCAATTATTTACCCGAAAGAGTGTGAACAACCAATGAAGGAAGAGTACCTTCTCACGGGTAAGCCAGAACCTACCAGTATGGCGCATACAATCGCCAAAATCGCGGGTACTGTCCTGTGCCAATCGTATAATAAGCAGTATAACACAAACTTTATCTGCGGGGTAGCAGCAAATGTGTATGGTACAAATGACGATTTTGACCCTGCTAACGGGCATGTTATCCCCGGTTTACTTACCAAAATGCATAATGCCAAGGTTAATAACGAGCCTAGTATCACAGCTTGGGGTACGGGTAAACCAGAACGCGATTTTGTGTATGTAGACGACGTAGCGGATGCGTGTATTTTTTTGATGAATAATTATATGTCATCAGAGATTATCAATATCGGGTCAGGTACCGGTGTGTCAATCGGTGAATTATCGAACCTCATCTGCGAAGTAGTTGGGTATAAAGGTAAAATTGTGTGGGATACTACAAAACCTGACGGTGCGATGAAGAAAATGCTGGATAGCACAAAACTTAATTCATTGGGATGGCAACCTAAGACCGTACTCAGGCAGGGGCTGGAAAAAACGTATCGTTGGTGGAGAGAAATATATTTAAAGTGA
- a CDS encoding GDP-mannose 4,6-dehydratase, with protein MRVLITGITGFAGSYMAEYILGLNQNIEVYGTKRFTSSLHNVKHLLDKITLIECELRDQNCVDYTVAQVKPDKIFHLAAQTYIPASFAYPLDTLVTNITSTLALMEAVKKNKLDTLLHFCSSSEVYGRVEKNEVPINEYNQMRPQNPYAVSKCTCDLLVQQYYASYKMKVMISRAFGYIGPRAKDVFAYSSFAKQIVEIEKGLREPVIHVGNLKSVRTFLDIRDVVDAYWIMTEKCDFGEVYVIGSDQTMELEELLNKLLSLSTVGKNVRVEVDKNRLRASDVTLQIPDSTKFIQKTGWKPKITIDQSMKDLLDYWRKEIKC; from the coding sequence ATGAGAGTGTTGATAACAGGAATAACGGGTTTTGCCGGGAGTTATATGGCTGAATATATTCTTGGGTTAAACCAGAATATCGAAGTTTATGGAACAAAACGGTTTACAAGTTCGTTGCATAACGTAAAACATTTATTGGATAAAATAACGTTGATAGAATGTGAACTGCGCGACCAGAACTGTGTGGACTACACCGTTGCACAGGTAAAACCTGATAAAATCTTTCATCTTGCAGCACAGACGTATATCCCAGCAAGTTTTGCGTACCCGCTTGACACGCTGGTGACTAATATAACCAGTACACTCGCGCTGATGGAAGCGGTGAAGAAAAATAAGTTGGATACGTTACTCCATTTTTGTAGTAGTTCGGAAGTATACGGCCGTGTCGAAAAAAATGAGGTGCCGATAAATGAGTATAACCAGATGCGCCCGCAAAACCCGTATGCAGTGAGTAAGTGCACCTGCGATCTTCTGGTACAACAGTATTATGCGTCATACAAAATGAAGGTTATGATTAGCCGCGCGTTCGGGTACATCGGCCCACGTGCAAAAGATGTGTTCGCATATTCGTCATTTGCGAAGCAAATCGTTGAGATTGAGAAAGGATTGAGAGAACCTGTTATTCACGTAGGTAACCTTAAATCTGTCCGGACATTCCTGGATATCCGCGATGTTGTGGATGCGTACTGGATCATGACAGAAAAATGTGATTTTGGTGAAGTTTATGTTATCGGCAGTGATCAGACAATGGAGCTCGAAGAACTGCTGAATAAACTGTTAAGCCTTAGTACCGTCGGGAAGAATGTTAGGGTGGAAGTTGATAAGAACCGGCTTCGCGCATCAGATGTTACCTTGCAGATACCGGATAGCACAAAGTTTATTCAGAAAACCGGGTGGAAACCTAAGATCACGATTGACCAATCCATGAAAGACCTGCTTGACTATTGGCGGAAGGAAATCAAGTGCTGA
- a CDS encoding NUDIX hydrolase — translation MKNNKVWKVLEDKEVINIPKRLKVSVQKIRLPEGKVVDDYYQIGLPECVVILAKIKSKEVIMLRQYQHGLKEVSLVLPAGVIDKNETPLHAAKRELLEETGYVSLKWKLTGRYMLHNNYGCGRINMYSAENAKWVKEPVANDLEQRETVLLTDRGIKNAIKTREIIALTSIMALANEKMLR, via the coding sequence ATGAAGAATAATAAGGTATGGAAAGTTCTTGAAGATAAAGAAGTTATTAATATACCCAAACGGTTAAAAGTAAGTGTCCAAAAGATTAGATTACCCGAAGGTAAAGTCGTGGATGATTATTATCAGATAGGATTACCGGAATGCGTGGTAATACTTGCGAAAATAAAAAGTAAGGAAGTGATCATGCTGCGGCAATATCAGCATGGACTAAAAGAAGTTAGTTTAGTTTTACCTGCAGGTGTTATTGATAAAAATGAAACACCGTTGCATGCAGCAAAACGTGAGTTGTTGGAAGAAACAGGGTATGTTTCGCTAAAATGGAAACTAACCGGGAGATATATGCTGCATAACAACTATGGTTGCGGGCGGATAAATATGTATTCCGCTGAGAATGCAAAATGGGTTAAAGAGCCTGTCGCTAATGATCTTGAGCAGCGAGAAACAGTGTTATTAACCGACCGCGGGATTAAGAATGCTATAAAAACAAGAGAAATTATTGCGTTAACTAGTATAATGGCTTTGGCAAACGAAAAAATGTTGCGGTAA